From Micromonospora rhizosphaerae, the proteins below share one genomic window:
- a CDS encoding ABC transporter ATP-binding protein — protein MRLLRDLWATAPRRMAVVVLLIVLGAGGQAAASALAGPVLVHRSVGWFAALVVALVAAVLTDLAVGLLMARLTADWSADVRRRLCRVALGQDLPTLETTPVGELLDRIDNDVYQVAAEMRNTGVRLVQGLAVCLLATASALVVWWPAGVGMILLTALLAVLLRRPTARIAPARMAEEEAWSDLAAVMEEAVHGQDDVRTSLARPYVLRLYARRAAEVIARGGRVFRMSARVTAIAAGGIRIGIAAVVLGGAWALASGRIDGARLTAIWLLAIAFGATVEHIARWVPHLQYALGAWARVQLLQDARQEPAGGAVPADGDLTVRGLTFRYPAGDDRGPALRDIRLTFARGRSYALVGRTGSGKSTLAKVLTRAVDVPRGTVFLGDTDLCDLDVEALRRWIAVVPQRTEILAGTLAQNVALFDPDLLDDATRALEELGLAGWIAELPDGVRTRLGEGGHVLSAGQEQLVAFARILVRDPHVVILDEATARLDPATETRVRQATERLLEGRIGIVIAHRLSSVRRCDEVVVMADGAVLEAGPLRESERFAELLATSHASAYAGAGSRRGGVELLDGPGDPWHGADLAEPSPSVEVHAATVPVPRTDPPPLPAPPPTRTMREILRLGTNDPRYGLVAVALFIVMTLLGLDGSVLPWLWADVVGGGDPWLPALGIVVALLVVLPLPYLTNLWFPQWWIRQMLRISLRLVHGQTGPRRVSGHSPAEVVAQGGDTERVVQLADNLMDQFISLAIVVTMTVVTGSVVPGLFFLGTMLVSGLAATLFAPRLERTARGTVKARAAFATALVSALSAARTVKLAGATRPVLDHLAALDTVRSERQRREIAMQVWARSTPSVVSGLLPIGAWALYLAGGLSAGATLVAVSTLGAARWFAWTTASLVSHYPSARVWTRRTVAMAGIGPYSAGVPGVDLAAGTAPAPEPAPRHPLRRLDLAGFGALHTDGTLAVRDVDLTVERGRLVLVVGPVGSGKSSLLRALAGIVHHTGTLRWNGEPVTEPELFLRPNQVGYVGQLPRVLSGTVADNIALGHEVDAADAVSTAQLEHDLTAAGGGLGLLIGHKGTRLSGGQLQRLALARALAPRTELLIADDVSSALDVTTELALWAALREHGVTVVGSTSKRAALVRADHVVVLVDGAVAAQGSWRELEDDWGHLAG, from the coding sequence ATGCGCCTGCTCCGTGATCTCTGGGCCACCGCGCCCCGCCGAATGGCGGTTGTGGTGCTGCTCATCGTGCTCGGCGCGGGCGGTCAGGCGGCCGCCTCCGCGCTGGCCGGGCCCGTGCTGGTGCACCGGTCGGTCGGGTGGTTCGCCGCCCTGGTCGTGGCACTGGTCGCCGCCGTGCTCACCGACCTCGCCGTCGGGCTGCTGATGGCCCGTCTCACCGCGGACTGGTCCGCCGATGTGCGCCGGCGGTTGTGTCGGGTGGCGCTCGGGCAGGACCTGCCCACCTTGGAGACCACCCCCGTCGGCGAGCTGCTCGACCGCATCGACAACGACGTCTACCAGGTCGCCGCCGAGATGCGGAACACCGGCGTCCGGCTCGTCCAGGGGCTGGCGGTTTGCCTGCTGGCCACCGCGAGCGCGCTGGTCGTCTGGTGGCCGGCCGGCGTGGGGATGATCCTGCTGACCGCGCTGCTCGCCGTGTTGCTGCGCCGCCCCACCGCCCGGATCGCCCCGGCCCGGATGGCCGAGGAGGAGGCCTGGTCGGACCTGGCCGCGGTGATGGAGGAGGCGGTGCACGGCCAGGACGACGTGCGGACCAGCCTGGCCCGGCCGTACGTGCTGCGCCTCTACGCCCGGCGGGCCGCCGAGGTGATCGCCCGGGGCGGCCGGGTGTTCCGGATGTCGGCCCGGGTCACCGCGATCGCCGCCGGCGGCATCCGGATCGGCATCGCCGCCGTGGTGCTCGGCGGCGCCTGGGCGCTGGCCAGCGGCCGGATCGACGGGGCCCGGCTGACCGCGATCTGGCTGCTCGCCATCGCCTTCGGTGCGACCGTCGAGCACATCGCCCGCTGGGTGCCGCACCTGCAGTACGCGCTCGGCGCCTGGGCCCGCGTGCAGCTGCTCCAGGACGCGCGGCAGGAGCCGGCCGGCGGGGCGGTCCCGGCCGACGGCGACCTGACCGTCCGGGGGCTCACCTTCCGCTACCCGGCCGGCGACGACCGTGGCCCGGCCCTGCGTGACATCCGGCTCACCTTCGCCCGCGGCCGGTCGTACGCGCTGGTGGGCCGGACCGGATCGGGCAAGTCCACGCTGGCCAAGGTGCTCACCCGGGCCGTGGACGTGCCCCGCGGCACCGTCTTCCTCGGCGACACCGACCTGTGCGACCTGGACGTCGAGGCGCTGCGCCGGTGGATCGCCGTGGTGCCGCAACGGACCGAGATCCTGGCCGGCACGCTCGCCCAGAACGTCGCGCTCTTCGACCCCGACCTGCTCGACGACGCCACCCGGGCGCTGGAGGAGCTGGGGCTGGCCGGCTGGATCGCCGAACTGCCGGACGGCGTACGAACCCGGCTCGGCGAGGGCGGGCACGTGCTCTCCGCCGGGCAGGAACAGCTGGTGGCGTTCGCCCGGATCCTGGTGCGGGACCCGCACGTGGTGATCCTCGACGAGGCCACCGCCCGGCTGGACCCGGCGACCGAGACCCGGGTACGCCAGGCCACCGAACGCCTGCTCGAAGGACGCATCGGCATCGTCATCGCGCACCGGCTCTCCTCGGTGCGGCGCTGTGACGAGGTGGTGGTGATGGCCGACGGCGCGGTGCTGGAGGCCGGGCCGCTGCGCGAGTCGGAACGCTTCGCCGAGCTGCTGGCGACCAGCCACGCGAGCGCGTACGCCGGCGCCGGGAGCCGCCGGGGTGGGGTGGAGCTGCTGGACGGGCCGGGCGATCCGTGGCACGGGGCGGACCTGGCGGAGCCGTCCCCGTCGGTCGAGGTGCACGCGGCCACGGTGCCCGTACCGAGGACCGACCCGCCGCCGCTGCCCGCGCCGCCGCCCACCCGGACCATGCGGGAGATCCTGCGGCTCGGCACCAACGACCCACGGTACGGCCTGGTCGCCGTGGCCTTGTTCATCGTGATGACGCTGCTGGGCCTGGACGGCTCGGTGCTGCCGTGGCTCTGGGCCGACGTGGTGGGCGGCGGCGATCCCTGGCTGCCGGCGCTCGGCATCGTCGTCGCGCTGCTGGTCGTCCTGCCGCTGCCCTACCTGACCAACCTGTGGTTCCCGCAGTGGTGGATCCGGCAGATGCTGCGGATCAGCCTGCGCCTGGTGCACGGGCAGACCGGGCCGCGCCGGGTCAGCGGGCACAGCCCGGCCGAGGTGGTCGCCCAGGGCGGCGACACCGAGCGGGTGGTGCAGCTCGCCGACAACCTGATGGACCAGTTCATCTCCCTGGCCATCGTGGTCACCATGACCGTGGTGACCGGCAGTGTCGTGCCGGGGCTCTTCTTCCTCGGGACGATGCTGGTCTCCGGGCTGGCGGCGACGCTGTTCGCGCCGCGGCTGGAACGCACCGCCCGCGGCACGGTCAAGGCCCGGGCGGCCTTCGCCACCGCGCTGGTCTCCGCGCTCTCCGCCGCCCGTACGGTGAAGCTCGCCGGCGCCACCCGCCCGGTGCTGGACCATCTCGCGGCGCTGGACACCGTCCGCAGCGAGCGGCAGCGTCGGGAGATCGCCATGCAGGTGTGGGCGCGTTCGACCCCGTCGGTGGTCAGCGGGCTGCTGCCGATCGGCGCGTGGGCGCTCTACCTGGCCGGCGGGCTCTCCGCCGGGGCCACCCTGGTGGCGGTCTCCACCCTGGGGGCGGCCCGCTGGTTCGCGTGGACCACGGCATCGCTGGTGTCGCACTACCCGTCGGCGCGGGTCTGGACCCGGCGGACGGTGGCGATGGCGGGGATCGGACCGTACTCGGCGGGGGTGCCCGGGGTGGACCTGGCCGCCGGGACCGCGCCCGCGCCCGAGCCCGCGCCGCGGCACCCGCTGCGCCGGCTGGACCTCGCCGGCTTCGGGGCCCTGCACACCGACGGGACCCTCGCCGTCCGCGACGTCGACCTGACCGTCGAACGGGGACGGCTGGTGCTCGTCGTCGGGCCGGTCGGCTCCGGCAAGTCCTCGCTGCTGCGGGCCCTGGCCGGGATCGTGCACCACACCGGCACGCTGCGCTGGAACGGCGAGCCGGTCACCGAGCCGGAGCTGTTCCTCCGCCCCAACCAGGTCGGCTACGTCGGTCAGCTGCCCCGGGTGCTCTCCGGGACGGTCGCCGACAACATCGCCCTCGGGCACGAGGTGGACGCCGCCGATGCGGTCTCGACCGCCCAGCTGGAGCACGACCTGACCGCCGCCGGCGGCGGGCTCGGGCTGCTGATCGGGCACAAGGGCACCCGGCTCTCCGGCGGTCAGCTCCAGCGGCTCGCGCTGGCCCGGGCGCTCGCGCCGCGTACCGAGCTGCTGATCGCCGACGACGTGTCGTCCGCGCTGGACGTCACCACCGAGCTGGCGCTCTGGGCGGCGCTGCGCGAGCACGGGGTGACCGTGGTCGGATCGACGTCCAAGCGGGCCGCGCTGGTCCGGGCCGACCACGTGGTGGTCCTGGTCGACGGGGCGGTGGCGGCGCAGGGCAGCTGGCGCGAGCTGGAGGACGACTGGGGTCATCTGGCCGGCTGA
- a CDS encoding NADH:flavin oxidoreductase/NADH oxidase, with amino-acid sequence MSVLFTPLALRAVTLPNRIAMAPMCQYSAGPDGLPTDWHRIHLGSRAVGGAGLIVTEATAVVPEGRISPQDTGLWSGAHVDAWRPITAIVADQGAVPAVQLAHAGFKGSTYRPWADRRGGVPDAEGGWTPVGPGAEPFLPDYREPTALDEAGIARVVEAFAAAADRAIDAGFAAVEIHAAHGYLLHEFLSPLTNHRDDGYGGDRAGRMRLALEVARAVRAAVGEAVPVLTRISATDWVEGGWTVEDSVVLAGELAAAGVDLVDASSGGTSAAASIPIGPGYQVPLAARIRRDAGVLTGAVGLIVEPEQAEQIVSAGEADLVLLGRELLRDPYWPRRAAAKLGAEPHWPDQYARAF; translated from the coding sequence ATGAGCGTCTTGTTCACGCCCCTCGCCCTGCGCGCGGTGACCCTGCCGAACCGGATCGCCATGGCGCCGATGTGCCAGTACAGCGCCGGCCCGGACGGTCTGCCCACCGATTGGCACCGGATCCACCTCGGCTCCCGAGCCGTCGGCGGCGCCGGCCTGATCGTCACCGAGGCCACCGCGGTGGTCCCCGAGGGGCGGATCAGCCCGCAGGACACCGGACTCTGGTCCGGCGCGCACGTCGACGCCTGGCGGCCGATCACCGCGATCGTCGCCGACCAGGGCGCGGTGCCGGCCGTGCAGCTGGCGCACGCCGGGTTCAAGGGGTCCACGTACCGGCCGTGGGCCGACCGCCGGGGCGGCGTACCGGACGCCGAGGGCGGCTGGACCCCGGTCGGCCCGGGCGCGGAGCCCTTCCTCCCCGACTACCGGGAGCCGACCGCGCTGGACGAGGCCGGGATCGCCCGCGTGGTCGAGGCGTTCGCCGCCGCGGCGGACCGGGCGATCGACGCCGGCTTCGCCGCGGTGGAGATCCACGCCGCGCACGGCTACCTGCTGCACGAGTTCCTCTCCCCGCTGACCAATCACCGGGACGACGGCTACGGCGGCGACCGGGCCGGGCGGATGCGGCTCGCCCTGGAGGTGGCCCGAGCGGTCCGCGCCGCGGTCGGCGAGGCCGTGCCGGTGCTGACCCGGATCTCGGCCACCGACTGGGTCGAGGGCGGCTGGACCGTCGAGGACAGCGTGGTGCTCGCCGGCGAGCTGGCCGCCGCCGGAGTGGATCTGGTCGACGCCTCGTCGGGTGGCACCTCGGCGGCGGCGAGCATTCCGATCGGCCCCGGCTATCAGGTGCCGCTGGCCGCCCGGATCCGACGGGACGCCGGCGTGCTCACCGGCGCGGTCGGCCTGATCGTCGAGCCGGAGCAGGCCGAGCAGATCGTCTCGGCCGGCGAGGCCGACCTGGTCCTGCTCGGCCGGGAGCTCCTCCGCGACCCGTACTGGCCCCGCCGCGCCGCCGCCAAGCTCGGCGCCGAGCCGCACTGGCCGGACCAGTACGCCCGCGCCTTCTGA
- a CDS encoding FAD-linked oxidase C-terminal domain-containing protein: MIADYKDSHELDLMRGLKQLFDPRGLMNPGKVLPG, from the coding sequence ATCATCGCCGACTACAAGGACAGCCACGAGCTGGACCTGATGCGCGGGCTCAAGCAGCTGTTCGATCCGCGGGGACTGATGAACCCGGGGAAGGTGCTGCCGGGTTGA
- a CDS encoding TetR/AcrR family transcriptional regulator, with amino-acid sequence MTDGRSRRREDTRQRLFVAAVELIAEQGFSATTVDDIAGRAGVAKGTVYYNFESKTVLFEELLRHGIGLLTADFRAAVAGLPPREALAALVRAELEYIRRYRAFAQLLLSEMWRTNREWQQTLRLLRGEAIEVIAETVRAGVASGDLPADLDVRTASSALFGVGLVVAVDWLVFQPERPIEDVQAALLGIVRRVAQT; translated from the coding sequence GTGACGGACGGACGGTCGCGGCGGCGGGAGGACACCCGCCAGCGCCTCTTCGTTGCGGCGGTGGAACTCATCGCCGAGCAGGGCTTCTCCGCCACCACCGTCGACGACATCGCGGGCCGGGCCGGGGTGGCCAAGGGCACGGTCTACTACAACTTCGAGTCCAAGACGGTGCTCTTCGAGGAGCTCCTGCGGCACGGCATCGGCCTGCTCACCGCCGACTTCCGGGCGGCGGTGGCCGGGCTGCCGCCGCGCGAGGCCCTCGCCGCCCTGGTCCGCGCCGAGCTGGAGTACATCCGCCGTTACCGGGCCTTCGCCCAGCTGCTGCTCTCGGAGATGTGGCGGACCAACCGGGAGTGGCAGCAGACCCTTCGGCTGCTGCGCGGCGAGGCGATCGAGGTGATCGCGGAGACGGTCCGGGCCGGCGTGGCCAGCGGGGACCTCCCGGCCGACCTGGACGTGCGCACCGCGAGCTCGGCGCTCTTCGGCGTCGGGCTGGTGGTGGCCGTGGACTGGCTGGTGTTCCAGCCGGAACGGCCGATCGAGGACGTGCAGGCGGCGCTGCTCGGCATCGTCCGCCGGGTCGCCCAGACCTGA
- a CDS encoding dicarboxylate/amino acid:cation symporter, translating to MRKFPFSLQILLGLVLGVALGFLARANDLSWLTGTLDTVGHLFVQLLKLAVPPLVFTAIVVSVVSLRGVANAARLALKTLLWFGITALIAVSLGIGLGLLTDPGKGVTLDLSGAAAPKKTGSWTDFLTGIVPTNPIGAFVEGNVLQIVFLALVVGAAALLIGEAAEPFVALNRSLLAIVQKALWWVIRLAPIGTLGLIGNAVASYGWDLLAPLAKFTTAVYVGCAIVLFVVYPVLLLAAGRLNPLRFFAGAWPAIELAFVSRSSVGTMPVTQRSVERLGVPREYASFAVPFGATTKMDGCAAIYPALAAIFVAQVFGVHLGVTDYLLIAFVSVVGSAATAGLTGAIVMLTLTLSTLGLPLAGAGLLLAIDPILDMIRTATNVAGQALVPTVVAAREGTLDRTAYNSAGRRELTDADGADRPARSDELAPVPA from the coding sequence TTGCGCAAGTTCCCCTTTTCCCTGCAGATCCTGCTCGGCCTCGTGCTCGGCGTGGCGCTCGGCTTCCTGGCCCGCGCCAACGACCTCAGCTGGCTGACCGGCACCCTCGACACCGTCGGCCACCTCTTCGTCCAGCTGCTCAAGCTGGCCGTCCCGCCGCTGGTCTTCACCGCGATCGTGGTCAGCGTGGTCAGCCTGCGCGGCGTGGCCAACGCCGCCCGGCTGGCGCTGAAGACGCTGCTCTGGTTCGGCATCACCGCCCTGATCGCGGTCAGCCTCGGCATCGGCCTGGGCCTGCTGACCGATCCCGGCAAGGGGGTCACCCTCGACCTGTCCGGCGCCGCCGCGCCGAAGAAGACCGGCTCCTGGACCGACTTCCTCACCGGCATCGTGCCGACCAACCCGATCGGCGCGTTCGTCGAGGGCAACGTCCTCCAGATCGTCTTCCTCGCCCTGGTCGTCGGCGCCGCCGCGCTGCTGATCGGCGAGGCCGCCGAGCCGTTCGTGGCGCTCAACCGGTCGCTGCTGGCCATCGTGCAGAAGGCGCTGTGGTGGGTGATCCGCCTCGCCCCGATCGGCACCCTCGGCCTGATCGGCAACGCGGTCGCCTCGTACGGCTGGGACCTGCTGGCCCCGCTCGCCAAGTTCACCACCGCCGTCTACGTCGGCTGCGCGATCGTGCTCTTCGTCGTCTACCCGGTGCTGCTGCTGGCCGCCGGGCGGCTCAACCCGCTGCGCTTCTTCGCGGGCGCCTGGCCGGCGATCGAGCTGGCGTTCGTCTCCCGCTCCTCGGTGGGCACCATGCCGGTGACCCAGCGCTCCGTCGAGCGACTCGGCGTCCCCCGCGAGTACGCCTCGTTCGCGGTGCCGTTCGGCGCCACCACGAAGATGGACGGCTGCGCGGCGATCTACCCGGCCCTGGCCGCGATCTTCGTGGCGCAGGTCTTCGGGGTACACCTGGGCGTCACGGACTACCTGCTGATCGCCTTCGTCTCGGTGGTGGGCTCCGCCGCCACGGCGGGCCTGACCGGCGCGATCGTGATGCTCACCCTGACCCTGAGCACGCTGGGCCTGCCGCTGGCCGGCGCCGGTCTGCTGCTGGCGATCGACCCGATCCTGGACATGATCCGCACCGCCACCAACGTGGCCGGGCAGGCTCTCGTGCCGACCGTCGTCGCCGCCCGCGAGGGCACGCTGGACCGGACCGCGTACAACTCCGCCGGCCGGCGCGAGCTGACCGACGCGGACGGGGCGGACCGGCCGGCTCGCTCGGACGAGCTGGCTCCCGTCCCCGCCTGA
- a CDS encoding DUF998 domain-containing protein, whose amino-acid sequence MAGSVAVTVAVVAGPGPGLTGYVSEAGIADTGYAPAYRIGVFALAAALLLLAVALPAALRVAAALLAAGGGLTLLSGAVTCSAGCPLPPFERPTVADLVHGGASVAANAAVVFAMLALVLSPATDRLLRRIAGLGVALALPLAAAIALAMLTVGRGGLVGGLERLLLAVAAGWGLATATALGLARR is encoded by the coding sequence CTGGCGGGCAGCGTCGCCGTGACGGTCGCCGTGGTCGCCGGTCCCGGCCCGGGCCTGACCGGGTACGTCAGCGAGGCCGGCATCGCCGACACCGGGTACGCCCCGGCGTACCGGATCGGGGTCTTCGCCCTGGCCGCGGCGCTGCTGCTACTCGCCGTGGCGCTGCCGGCGGCGCTGCGGGTGGCCGCCGCGCTGCTCGCCGCCGGCGGCGGCCTCACCCTGCTCTCCGGCGCGGTGACGTGCAGCGCCGGCTGCCCGCTGCCGCCGTTCGAGCGGCCGACCGTGGCGGACCTGGTGCACGGGGGCGCGAGCGTCGCCGCGAACGCCGCCGTGGTCTTCGCGATGCTGGCGCTGGTCCTCTCCCCGGCCACGGACCGACTGCTGCGCCGGATCGCCGGGCTCGGGGTCGCCCTGGCCCTGCCGCTGGCCGCCGCGATCGCGCTGGCGATGCTGACCGTCGGGCGGGGCGGCCTGGTGGGCGGCCTGGAGCGGCTGCTGCTGGCGGTGGCCGCCGGCTGGGGCCTGGCCACCGCCACCGCGCTCGGTCTGGCCCGAAGGTGA
- a CDS encoding SAM-dependent methyltransferase, with amino-acid sequence MQMPDGLPAEIDLTRPSAARVYDYFLGGAHNFEIDRQLAEQIAGMTPNLAATMRSGREFLRRAVRALLDAGLDQFLDIGSGIPTVGNVHEVAQAANPEARIVYVDIDPVAVAHSRELLAGNDRATAIRADLREPKLILDEARASGLIDFDRPVGILLAGVVHFIPDADRPGDILSTLRAAAAPGSYLVISHSTFEDQPQEMLDAQRLSARTDTEITLRSRAEITGFFGDWTILEPGVVHMPLWRPDSPSDVDDHPERFGAFGGVARYDQPAG; translated from the coding sequence ATGCAGATGCCGGATGGACTTCCCGCCGAGATCGACCTGACCCGGCCCAGCGCGGCGCGGGTCTACGACTACTTCCTCGGCGGGGCGCACAACTTCGAGATCGACCGACAGCTCGCCGAGCAGATCGCCGGCATGACGCCGAACCTGGCCGCCACCATGCGCTCCGGTCGGGAGTTCCTGCGCCGCGCCGTCCGGGCGCTGCTCGACGCGGGCCTCGACCAGTTCCTCGACATCGGCTCCGGCATCCCGACCGTGGGCAACGTGCACGAGGTCGCCCAGGCGGCGAACCCGGAGGCGCGGATCGTCTACGTCGACATCGACCCGGTGGCGGTGGCGCACAGCCGCGAGCTGCTCGCCGGCAACGACCGGGCCACCGCGATCCGGGCCGACCTGCGGGAGCCGAAGCTGATCCTGGACGAGGCCCGGGCCAGCGGGCTGATCGACTTCGATCGGCCGGTCGGCATCCTGCTCGCCGGGGTGGTCCACTTCATCCCGGACGCCGACCGCCCCGGCGACATCCTGTCCACCCTGCGGGCCGCCGCCGCGCCCGGCAGCTACCTGGTCATCTCGCACTCCACCTTCGAGGACCAGCCGCAGGAGATGCTCGACGCGCAGCGGCTGTCGGCGCGTACCGACACCGAGATCACGCTGCGCTCGCGGGCCGAGATCACCGGCTTCTTCGGCGACTGGACCATCCTCGAACCGGGCGTGGTGCACATGCCGCTCTGGCGCCCCGACTCGCCCTCCGACGTGGACGACCATCCGGAGCGGTTCGGCGCCTTCGGCGGCGTCGCCCGGTACGACCAGCCCGCCGGCTGA
- the pcaF gene encoding 3-oxoadipyl-CoA thiolase — protein MTVAYLVAGVRTPIGRYAGVLAGVRPDDLAAHVIRELVARHPSVDWARTDDVILGCANQAGEDNRNVARMAALLGGLPEEVPGSTVNRLCGSGLDALATAARSIVAGEADLVVAGGVESMSRAPFVMPKATAPFSRAAEVYDTTIGWRLVNPLMKKGWGTDSMPETAENVAAEFGIDRAAQDEFALRSQQRAAKAQADGRFAEEIVPVTVPAGRRETKLVEADEHPRETSLEKLAALPTPFRAGGTVTAGNSSGVNDGAVALLVASEAAVSRYGLTPLARVAGSTAAGVPPRIMGMGPVPATRKLLDRLGVGLDAVDVIELNEAFAAQSVAVLRELGLPEDAEHVNPNGGAIALGHPLGASGARLALTAALELRRRGGRRALATMCVGVGQGISLLLESAA, from the coding sequence ATGACCGTGGCATACCTCGTGGCCGGAGTCCGCACCCCGATCGGCCGGTACGCCGGCGTCCTCGCCGGGGTACGCCCCGACGACCTCGCCGCGCACGTGATCCGCGAGCTGGTCGCCCGGCACCCGTCGGTGGACTGGGCCCGCACCGACGACGTGATCCTCGGCTGTGCCAACCAGGCCGGCGAGGACAACCGCAACGTGGCGCGGATGGCGGCGCTGCTCGGCGGGCTGCCCGAGGAGGTGCCCGGCAGCACGGTCAACCGGCTCTGCGGCTCCGGCCTGGACGCCCTGGCCACTGCGGCCCGGTCGATCGTGGCCGGCGAGGCCGACCTGGTGGTTGCCGGCGGGGTGGAGAGCATGAGCCGGGCGCCGTTCGTGATGCCGAAGGCGACCGCGCCGTTCTCCCGCGCCGCCGAGGTCTACGACACCACGATCGGCTGGCGGCTGGTGAACCCGCTGATGAAGAAGGGGTGGGGCACCGACTCGATGCCGGAGACCGCGGAAAACGTCGCCGCCGAGTTCGGGATCGACCGGGCCGCGCAGGACGAGTTCGCGTTGCGCTCTCAGCAGCGGGCCGCCAAGGCGCAGGCCGACGGCCGGTTCGCCGAGGAGATCGTGCCGGTGACCGTGCCGGCGGGACGGCGCGAGACGAAGCTGGTCGAGGCCGACGAGCACCCGCGGGAGACCTCGCTGGAGAAGTTGGCCGCGCTGCCCACCCCGTTCCGTGCGGGGGGCACGGTGACCGCGGGGAACTCGTCCGGCGTCAACGACGGTGCTGTCGCCCTGCTGGTGGCCTCCGAGGCGGCGGTGTCCCGGTACGGGCTCACCCCGCTGGCCCGGGTCGCCGGATCCACGGCGGCCGGCGTGCCGCCGCGGATCATGGGCATGGGCCCGGTGCCGGCCACCCGCAAGCTGCTCGACCGGCTCGGTGTCGGGCTGGACGCGGTCGACGTGATCGAGCTGAACGAGGCGTTCGCCGCCCAGTCCGTGGCCGTGCTGCGCGAGTTGGGCCTGCCGGAGGACGCCGAGCACGTCAACCCGAACGGCGGCGCGATCGCGCTCGGCCACCCGCTCGGGGCCAGCGGTGCCCGGCTGGCACTCACCGCCGCGCTCGAACTGCGCCGCCGGGGCGGCCGGCGGGCGCTGGCCACGATGTGCGTCGGGGTGGGGCAGGGCATCTCGCTGCTGCTGGAGTCGGCGGCCTGA